AGGCTTAGTAGACTTCAAATTTACTTAGCACTCCCTGCCTTCTGCTCtagtaattaaattaaataattaaaaaatgcAACAAAATTTATCTGATACAGGTCCCAAAAATTAAGAGTTGGGTAATcccagaattaaaaaaaaaaaaaccattaatcGCTTTTATGATTGCCAAAACAATGTCgtttaaaatcaattttatcAACCTGATTCGAACAGGACCAAATCAAGAAATGAAAACATATTAATCTAGGCCAATCTCCCCATTGCAAAGGCTGCCATTTCCCTAATTAAGTTGTACATCTGGAGACTGAAGCATCTTAATCAAAGGTCGGACAGCACCTCTCTGTACTTGAATGTGCACCTGCAAGAACATGATTATTAAGAAACTACAAATTTTTGGGGGTTAAAAAATGCTACCTAGTCACATGGCCCCTGTGCCTATGGGAGCATGCGTGTAAGCATCACAGGGGTTAGGATTTCCTCCTTTCAACGGAGAGGATCATTTCGCGTccactgtgtctaggcacatggGCCATGTGAGCAGATAGTGTTCTCTGGCTAGAAGCAACCCATAGGCCAGAAATAAACTGTCTATTAGCaatgaaaaactaaaatatACAAGCAGAAGCCTCCCTTCCAATTTTGGATGGACGAAGGgacaaaaaacaataaaaaagaaaaagaaatgatgaTTGCTATTCTTCACCTTGCAATCTGAATCCGTTGTAAAACATTGCGCAAGTAACAAAAGCTACATCCCTTTGGCTCTCCGAACAGCAGGAACTGTCATCAAACATATGAATTTAGAATCTCTGAGAGAAGGAAATCATTGTTCAAAGAAACTTTTTGTAATAACAGCTATAAGGCAACAATAGTTAGACCATGTATGGCTGAACCAACTTGGGAACACACAAAGATGATAAAGAGTCCTCCAAACACTAGAAATAGCTGAATCCAATGACAAGTTGCAAAGCCCCAGCAAGGGAGAAGCTCTGAAtattttggggtgggggggggatgAGTGGACCAGATTACCAATGACACCAACATGTTAAAAGACACAAAAACTTATTGTAGAAACCAGAGTTTACAATAATTCAGGCAAGGGCCTCTTGCCACACAGGAATTactcaaaatgaaaaaatcttagtccttccaaaaaataaattcctaggaaaaaaaaaactaagttaaGAAAATTCACAAGAGTACATTCTTAAAGTGGCGCAGGAATTTTAGTTTACAAATAAGAGGATCTTTTGGGATCAATTCACTGTATATCTAATCAtataaaatggaaaatgaaatacATACATTAAGCAATAAGCAAATCCAGAAAGATCAAGTAAGGAATCAAACATGATTAAATGGAATAGTAAATAAAATATGGATGGGGTAAACTGAATTCAACTCACTCTCACCCCCAGCTGAGCAACCACGAGTGGCAGAAGCCCCCACAAAGGGCTGACACTGAAACAAAAATCCCCACCAACCTTCTGGTGGTGCACCTCATTGTGTCTAATCTCTTTGGTTGAGTGTGATGGCCTTGGTCGGGTTGCTTCTGCTTGCAAGAGTGGCAGTGTTGCtgttttatttgttgagatgttCGGAGTGATAGAAGTACAGTCACACACCGGTTAGTTCAGGTCCTTGTATTTTCATATACTTGAGGAGCTCTCTCCACTAACACCTTCAGGTCGTGGGTTGGACCCTCAACATGGTAGATGTTGGGAGTTGTCGAACATATCTTTgaatatttctctctttttccagCCTTTGAAAATGTTGGTTTTTTCTCTTTATCCCGTCATTGAGATGTTGGACCTCTCTCTTAATCCAACCATTTAGATGTGGGACTTCTCTCTGTATCCAGCCCTTGAGATGTTGGGTTTCGCTCTTTATCCAGCCATTGAGATGTTGGGAGCTGTTGAACATGTTATGAGTGTACACTAGGATAGCCATGTGTATCTATCTATTAGGATTCTAGATGATATTTACCATTTGTAATCTGCATATCAGGGACATGACTCATTAATAATAATCAATATACTAGAGTttacaacatggtatcagagaataTACAAATTACAAATGATCAATATCTTCTAGAATCCTATGAGATAGATACACGTGGCTATCCTCGTGTACATCCACAACAGAACATATGTTTGACAATCCTGCTGTTGCCTCTGTGTGGTAGCAGAGAAGtggaaaaagaaacttttgcaaAATCTTCACGCTAACAGCTTTTTCATGTTGTGCAAGTTTGGTGAGAATTCTGATGACTCACAATGAATACGAAGTTCAATTAAAGTAGAGGGCAGCTTTGGTATGCATCAAAGCTCGTTTCGCCCACAAAGTTCAATGTGACACAGAGATGTCATATTCTCGATTGACCTTGGCAGATTCACAAGCTTATGGCAAAGTGAAAGATCCAATACCTCTAGCTTCTTCAACAGTCCAACACCATTAGGCAGTGCTCTAATATTTGTATCGTTCAATAAAAGCTCAGTCAAAGATTCTTTTAGGTCACCAATGGATTTAGGCAACTTGTTGAGTGAAATGCAATGACTGAGAATTAATTTTTGGAGAGAACTCAACCTGCATATACTGTTTGGGAGTACCTTAAGAGAACGACAACTTTCCAAGTTCAAGTAAACGAGCTTCTGGAGTTTCTCAATGGATCCATGTAATGTTACCAAAGAATCACAATTATCAAGATACAACCTTTCTAACTTAGGAAATCCTGAGAAGTCGGGAGACATGGATAGAGACCGGCAACTACTGAGTTTAAGAACTTTCAATTGTTGAAAGAACTGTCAAACaaagaaatgaatataaaatattaatgtCCATTAATACTCTGTTcataaaatgatagaaaagATAAGATAAAATATCACTCACCTTATTTTCAGGCCAGTTATTCCAAACTTGTCTAAACGAGCCATTACATAATTCTAGCATAACTAATTCTTCATGATAAAAATCGGCAGGTAGTTCTTCAAATGGACAATTCTGCCAACTCAACCATCTTAATTCATGGGGAAGACACTGAAAGCTTCCGTTCAAGGTTGCTCCATCAATTTGTAGTAATCTTAGTTTGGGCATCTTCTCAAAGCCTTTAGTAAGTAAACAAATGGTGTCATTTGAACTACATCTAAAGACGATACCTTCAACCATTTCATTCCCCTATGGAAGAAAAATAGTCAAAGTAAAGGGATATTGATAGACATAAAGATGTAAAATAGCTTTGTCAATGTACTCCATGCTTACACATTTGGTCCTAATGCACTTTCTTTTAATATCTATTGATATATTAGGATCACATGCTTACCTAGAATAAGagcaaaggaaaaattaaaagacaaaagatTCACGTAATTAGCTCTTACCTTATCAACATTTAATACTTTCATGATATCATCACGAGACCATAACCTGCTATGTCTGCCAGGTTTCATAGGCCTTTGATTGTAGACAATTCTCCTTCCCATGTCTCGAATCTGATCGTTCATCCACAACTCTTCCACCTCATTAATCTTTAAGAGGGATTTCCTCATGAGACCTTCAAAATAATATCTCGCTTCAAAGCCACAAGCTTCCCATATGGAAATTACGGCTTCTTTTTTCCATCCTATGAAAAAACATGCAGCATCGAGAAACATGTCTCTCTCAATATCATCTTGTAGATCATCATAGCTTGTCTTTAACTTTACATAGACATCATTATGAGGAATTTGTTTCAACTTCCGAAGCATGCTTTCCCACACTTCTTTGTCTTTGTTAATAGATAAATCAGAACCCAAAACCACCAAGGCTAAGGGCAACCCGCCTGTAGTGCGTACTAAATCAACTGAAAGTTGCATATAATCTTCAGGAGGCTGGTCCATTAAAAAAGCATATGAACTGAAGAGTTGAAGACTCTCTTCCTCATTCAATTCTTTAGGCtcgtatatttttttattattttcaaaaacTCCGCGTGAGATGCTTTGATCTCTAGTTGTTATAATTATCCTACTTCTAGGACCAAGCCAATTGAGATCACCAGCCAATGCTTCTAATTGGGTATGCTGGCTTACATCATCAAGAATGAGAAGAGTATCTGTTTTTCCAAGTCTTTCTTTTATCAAACTTGATCCTTCTCTAGAACcgcttatttttatttcctccCCAAAGATCCTTTCAAAAAGTATCTTTTGCAAATTAACTATACCATTGGGTTGTGATGCTTTCTCTCGAATGTTTTCCAAAAAACAACTTTTGCTAAAGTTTCTAAAGATATGGTTGTAAACCGAGGTCGCAATGGTTGTCTTCCCAATACCACCCAAACCACGTATCCCTAGAAACTGAACATCCTTAGAATCGGTATCTGATAGGAAAGATAATACAGATTGTACATGGAATTCTAATCCAATAGGGTTTTTAACATTAATCAAGGGAACCTTATTCAATCGGATCCATACCTGTTGAACAATTGAACTAACTAACTCTGATTGATCCCTGCAATTTGTTcatagaaaaatggaagtcttAACTCACAAGACAGTTGGAAGTGAAACTCAAATGCTAAAAGAAAATATGGAATTAGATAAGGTTTCTTGAAAGAATTAAGAAAGctaatttccttcttttatttttcactgtattttttttaaggacTGATACTTACCCATCGTTAAAAACCCATCCACTCTTATCGCCTACCACTTGCAAAGCGTCCTTCCATCTTTGTAGAGTTTCGGGCGCCTCTGTGCTATACATCTGAGGTGAAATCTCAAAACATCCAGCCTGATTCTTAACGTCAGATGTCTTGACCTTGAAGAAAATGGGGAAAATGATTTGACCGTTGGTTCTATGACATTCCAGCATCTGAGTGAGCTCTTGGAGGCACCATTTACTTTCTACATATCTTTCACTGAAGACAGCAATCGAGAGCTTGGAGCCTTTAATTGCTTCGAGAAGCTCCCCAATATCTTCACCTTTCCACAGATCTTTGCTATCAATGAAAGCATGGAGTCCACGATCTTTTAGAGCACTGTAAAGATGGCCAACGAAAGGATTGCGAGTGTCTTCGCCTCTGAAGTTGATAAACACGTCATAGCTTGAAGATCCAACCCGTGACAACATTATGATTGCAGTataagatagagagagagagagagaggcgattttgattttgttgatgGGCTCTATTCGTTTGTGTTGATTGAGAAATTACCGATTCTGTTCCTGCTTATAtgtaaaagaaggaaaaacaggGGAATTCGATTGATTTGTGGATAATAAATGACTTGGACTACAAGAGAGCAAACCAGAGTGGGCAATACGGACTCCCTCCCGTACAAGGTTTGAAAAACCAGACGAGAGGTAATTACCTGTCCTTTTTTCGTCATTTACAAAAGGATGAGGGTTattaatagaaacaaaaaagacaagAGGTTGCCTACCTCTCAGATGACACATGTATTTCCCCTGCACGTACGTGCACATGATCCATTTTCAAAATCGAATCAGTCATTTTGGGCGGTTTCAGATAAGACTGATCCTGTACGAAAATTAAGGTTTAGATGTTTTAAGCTGATTTAAATccagattagggttttaagtatGTGTATCAGATTGTGGTCGATTCGTGTTGGTATCGCTCATTTATTGATAATTTTCATTGGTATCACCCATGCTTTTAAAAATTGGGAATCGGATCAGTGAATCGACTGACACCGATCTTGATTTCCACGGCTCATGATCATTGTTTTATGAATCGGAATCGGATCGGCCAATTTctagtcattttctttataacccatcttgaattggACCAATTCATGGGTTGATTCCCGATTCTTGAATCGATTCGTTTTTCATCATAAATAGCTTAGATTTGGGTCGTAATCCTCTCTGACTGAttgcgagttttaaaaccttagtATCAACCAAAAATGTgttctttttttaatgaattttgagCAATACCAACCTATACGTATTGGTATCATTTCTGTATCGATGGTGATCGATACTAGATTGAAATTGGTTGGACCAATATGAATCTCGATTCTTGTGTTTTAAACCCTGCTCACGGAGCGAGCAACAGCACAGTCAATTGTGAATAGGAAACGTATCCCTTGGGTTTGACTGACATGTGactttcattattattattttttatttgtagaAGGTAATTTATTCATTGGGCATTCAAACGTGATGAACTCATAATTGACAGAATACACAATTCCATGAATCTCAGAGGGGAATTGGGCTAAATTTTCATACACGACGAAACGTATCCCTTGGGTTTGCCTGACATGTGACTttcattattattaaattttattcttttggtaGAAGAAAATTTATTCATTGGGCATTCGAACGTGGTGAAGTCATAGTTGACAGAATACACAATTCTATCAATCCTAGAGTGGAATTGGGCTAAATTTTCATACACGACATGACCTTCTTAGTTAAAATATCTACAATTTTATTCAGCTCTCCATGAACAAAGAAATTACATTCCTAAAAATAATTTATCAAATGAATTATAGCATCTATCACAAGATGCGCTATGACCAATGAATTTGAGATGTAAGATCAGAATTCTTTGCAGTCTATTTTTATCATAATCTTCACAATGCTATCCAATTAAGTcaccaaaattttgatcaaaattttgcTGTTACCCAGACTTGCAGCCAAAAAATGGAATAATCCACTTCTTTTTCGGTTTCACAAATACTTTTCTAGGTTTTTGGGTAACAGAAACATTCCTACAACCTGGACAACAGCGAAATTTCgtcccatcatcatcatcatcatcaataacTCTGCTTTGCGTCTCACGCATTTCATGAGtcctctcctcttgtttctccgAAGTAGGTTCCGATATATCTTCATCCTCCCTCGGATATCTTACGACCTCAAGAAATCTTTGATCACTGTAATAATGGCATTCAGTACTGAATTGATTCTGTTTTATCAGGAACAGGTTCACCCCTCTCAACTTGAAATACATCTCATTTTTCTGTCTTTCAAAATAGTCACGATAGAATATCACAGGATTTGGGTCTAAACTTTGCTATCTCAACAGCATCTACACTTTCCAGCTGAACTCCGAACCAATCAAACCCTTCGAATTCGTGAATGTATTCTATATGATCATCTCCACTGTTCAATTTGATGGTGCCCTCAATTGTCAGGCTAACTCTGCAATTGGTCTTTTGATCTTTCCTATGGATACAAGATGTAATGTCCATAGTCATGGGAACATTGTGTACACCCAACAATGGTGGAATCTCTTTACTTTCACAAACACCCAAAGAAACATGCATAATTAACCTGCTACTGCTACAGATCTCATCATCATTAGGGATCAGGTAACATCTAGAACTTTCTTTATCTGTCTTTTGttgcaaaggtttcctgatctGTCTCCAACTTTCAATGTTACCCCTCAAAAATGTTTCCTGTAAttaagaggaaaagaaagaacctATCAATCATTATCAATTTGGGAATAAATTATATAATTGGTGATTTTCCAGGTTATTTCAACCAAtacagatcgtctacggcgcagctgcccgtagcggcctgtgctgcacacgcaatgaccaccttacccctgctcagaCAAgacgtttgggcaggggtaaggcagtctttgtGCGCACGGCTCAGTCTGTGCCGCTCAGGTCGCTATGGGCAGCacaccgtagaggatctggatcgtACTTCaacaggaaaaagaaaggaCCTGCTGGACTTGCATCTGCCTCGAGCAATTTGTTACCATGCAACAAGGTCTATCCACGTTACTGATCAGTTCATTGAATTCATCATCGTTCCTGCTACTTGTTTCAATTGCTCCACCTTTACACAATAATCTTCAAGGATCATTAACTTCCAAGTTTTTCATATTTTGCATGTGTGGTATATTGTCAATTTGTGTTACCTGaacacaaaattcaattaaaCTAGAGAGCAGCTTTGGTATCCACAGAAGCTTGTTACGTCCACAAAGCTCTAAGTAACGCAAAGATGTCATATTCTCCATTGATCCTGGCAGATGCATTAATTGACGGTCGGCGTAAAGATCCAATTTCTCCAGCTTCTTTAACAGTCCAACACCATCAGGCAAGGCTTCCATATCTGTTCTCTCTATGGAAAGCTCAACCAAAGATTCTTTTAGATCACCAATGGACCCAGGCAACTTTTTGAGTGATGGGCAACTAGAAAGATCAAGCTTTTGGAGAGAACTCAACCTACAAATATTGTTTGGGAGTATCTCAATTGAACTgcaatttttgagaataagcTTCTTGAGAGAATTCAACTTGCATATACTGTTTGGGAGTTTCTTAAGATCGATGATAGCAATAAGTCAAGTCCAAGTAAACGAGTCGTTGTAGCTCCCTGATGGATTCATGTAAAATAACCAATTCACAGCAATAATCAAGATATAAACCTCTCTAAGCGAGGAAATCCTGAGAAGTCGGGAGACTCGGACAATTCACAACAACTGAGTTGAAGAACTTTCAATTGTTGAAACAGCTGTCAAAACaaagagatgaatataaaatattattaattaacGTCCTATAATACTCTCAAAtaccaaaaaggaaaatagagagaagaaaagacaaatACCACTCACTCACCTTATTTTCTGGCCAGTTAATCCAAGCTTGTCTAAACTTCCCAAGACTTAAGTCGAGCATACCTAATTCTTCATGATAGAAATCGACAGGTAGTTTGTCCAACGGACATCGGTGCCATCTGAGGCTCTGACCCATCTTAATCGAGAAGGAAGACTTTGAAAGCTCCCCTCCAAGGTTGCTCCATCAACTTGTAGTAATCTTAGTTCATGCATCTTCTCAAAGTCCTTGGTACATAAACAAGTTTTGACAGATGAATCGCAGCTAAGGAGGAGACCTTCAACCATTTCATTCGCCTACAGGAAACAAATAgtccaaatgaaaaaaaaacattttttttttttttgatagaaataaaaatatagagGCTTTGTCAATGTACTCATacttattgtattttatcctaATGCACTTTATTTCAATATCTATTTATATGATCACATGATTACATAAAGTAAGAGTAGacgaaaataaaaagaaagaagaaaaagttcaTGTAATTGGCTCTTACCTTACATCTGCTTAATACGTTCCTGATATTCTCACAATACCATAATCGGCTATGCTTATCAGGATTCTCCGGCCTTTGATTGTTGGCAATTCTCCTTCCCATGTCTCGAATTTGATCGtgtatccacaaaatttctttttccccacTTTGATCAATTGTCTTGCGAATCTTTAAGAGGGATTTTCTCTTGAGAACTTCCATACGGCATATCGGCTCAAAACCACAAGCATCCCATATGGAAATTATGGTTTCTACCTCCCATCCTATGAAAAAACATGCAGCATCAAGGAACATGGATTTTTCAACATCATGCAGAGTGTCGATAACTTTTCATAGACAGTATCATCAGGAAGTTGTTTTAACAATCGAAGCTTGGATTCCCATACTTCTTTATCTTCTGTCATAGataaatcaaaacccaaaacctccaAGGCTAAGGGCAACCCTCCTGTAGTGCCTACTATATTAACTGAAAGATGTCTATAATCCTTAGGAGGTTTGtcctttgaaaaaaaattcaaactaaaAAATCGAAGACTTTCATTCTCAATCAATGGTTTAGGCTCAAATATTTTTCTATTATATATTAATCGGTATTCCACTTAGAACACTTTGATCTCTAGTTGTTATGAGTATCTTACTTCCAGAGCCAAACCAATTGAGATCACGAGCCAATGCATCTAATTGTGTACGATCACCCACATCATCAAGCATAAGAAGAGTTTTCACATTTTGAAGTCTTTCCTTTATCAACCTCGATCCTTCTCTGGAACTGCATATTTTTGTTTCTACCCGAGAGATACCGTAAAGAAATCTCTCTTGCAAACAAGCAATACcattggattgtgatgcttccTCTCTAACGTTTTCAAGAAAACAACTCTTGCTAAAATTTTTAGACATGCCGATGTATACAATCGACGCAATGGTTGTCTTCCCAATGCCACCCTGACCACATATCCCTAGAAATTGAATATCCTCAGAGCTGGTATTTGATGTACTTGATAAGATAGATAATACAGATTCTACGCGAGATTCAAATCCAACAAGATGTTTAACATCAATCAAGGGGACTATATTCAATCgaatccaagttttttgaacaACTTCCTCGACTAACTCTGATTGATCATCCCTACAATTAGTAGAAAGGGAAATCACAACTCAtggaacatatatatatatatagtgatCTTTAGAGAAGAAGTACGTACTTTCGACTTTGGAGGGACTAATTAGACTTACCAGCTGTGGAAAACCCATCCACTCTTATCTCCTACCGCTCGCAAAGTGTCCTTCCATCTCTGTAGAGTTTGAGGTGCCTCCTTCCCATGTCTCTGAGGTGAAATCTCAAAACAAACATCCAGTTTGATTCTTAACGTCTGATGTGTTGACCTTGAAGAAAATGGGGAAAATGATTTTTGAGCATTGGTTCTATGACATTCCAGCATCTGAGAGAGCTTCCTGAGGCACCAACTGCTTTCTGCGTATCTTTAACTGAAGACAGCAATTGAAAGCTTGGAGGCTTTTATTGCTCCGAGAAGTGCGGGCTCAATATCTTCACCTTTCCACAGATCTTTGCTGTCAATGAAAGCATGGATTCCACGATCCTTTAGAGCCATGTGAAGGTGAGCAACAAACGTATTGCGGGTGTCTTCGCCTCGATCTGAAGTTGATAAACACATCATAACTTGAAGAACCAACCCGTGGTGGCTCCATGAAG
The sequence above is a segment of the Telopea speciosissima isolate NSW1024214 ecotype Mountain lineage chromosome 7, Tspe_v1, whole genome shotgun sequence genome. Coding sequences within it:
- the LOC122667482 gene encoding disease resistance protein L6-like; the protein is MLECHRTNAQKSFSPFSSRSTHQTLRIKLDVCFEISPQRHGKEAPQTLQRWKDTLRAVGDKSGWVFNCRDDQSELVEEVVQKTWIRLNIVPLIDVKHLVGFESRVESVLSILSSTSNTSSEDIQFLGICGQGGIGKTTIASIVYIGMSKNFSKSCFLENVREEASQSNGIACLQERFLYGISRVETKICSSREGSRLIKERLQNVKTLLMLDDVGDRTQLDALARDLNWFGSGSKILITTRDQSVLSGIPINI